TACTTCGCCAAAGCTTCGAAGGGCACGCAGTGGTCGCTACTTCGCCAAGGCTTCGCAGGGCAAGCAGTAATCAGTGAGCAGTGAGCAGATGCGTACAACAACGTGAGGAGAGAACTACTACCGAGAAAGGGCACCCCGCCAAAGACGCAGTTTACCTTATCGCTGTTCTGGGAAACTGATTACAGATCACTGCTTGCCGATTACTGAAAATCCGGGAAGTAAGAGGACGAGGAGAAGTAGGAGGACGAACGGTTATCCGTAAAGCTCCGACAAGTCCCCGGTGCTGTCGTTGAAGCCTCTATCGGTTACATCCATGCGGTTGAGCATGGTGAAGAGGAGGTTCGACATGGGTTTGTCTTTATCGTCATCGCCTTCGTTGAAGATGTGATACTGATCGTGTTTGAAGCCCATATTGGATCCGCCCGCAAAAACGAGTGGGTAATTGTGATTGTTGTGGGTGCGGCTGTTGGACGTGCCCATGAGAACCATGGTGTTGTCCAACATGCAGCCTTCTCCTTCTGGTGTATGAGCCATCTTGCCAAGGAATCGGGCCAGACCATCGATCAGGCATTTATTCCACTCACCTTGACGCGGGAATCCACCGGGTTTACCAGCTCCGTGAGCCAGCTCGTGTTGAGAGCCTAGACCGAGGGCTTTTGAAAATTGATTGGAGACGTTGCCGTTCATAGCACTCAGCATGTAAGTAGCAATCCGGGTCGAGTCGGTCTGGAAAGCCAGATACATGAGATCGTACATCGTATCGATATATTCGATCGGTGCATCGGTAGAAACATCTAGATCCACACTCCCCTCTTGGACTTTGGGCTTGGGAATATCCAACCATTCCTGGCTACGAGCCACACGCTGCTCAATATCGCGGACGGAGGTTAAATACTCGTCGTATTTTTCCCGGTCTTGTTTACCCAATTTCTTTCTCAGGCTCTGAGACTGATCCATGACCTGATCGAGCATGCTGGCTTCGGTTCCCAAGCGTCGGCGATTTTCTTCAACCGTGTCCGTTCCGTCTCCAAAAAGGCGATCAAAAATCTGCTGAGGTTTATCCAGCCCTGGAATCGGCTGACCGGACTGAGAAAACGATAAGGTCTTGGAACGAGTGGGCATTCCGATACCTCCATCACTGGAAAGCACTAGAGAAGAAAAGCGAGTCAGGTCTCCATGCTTCTCAGCCGCCAGCTGATCCATGGAAACCGTGTTTTTGAAATTCGCTCCACCAAAGCTGGCGCCGGTCAAAAAGATGTCTCCGGTATCGTGTCCACCGATATCGCGACCCGCTGGGTGAGATAGACCACCAATAACAGAAATGTGTTCGCGAAGCGGGTTTAACGCTTCCATCACCTTGGTGCAGCGGAAACTGTCTCCTTCGATCACTGGAAACCAACCCCAATCGCGATCTTCGTGATCGTTAGCCGGAACACTCGCTCCATAAGGAAAGAAAATAGTGCACAAGCGTTTTGGTAGGGTGCTCTTTGCGGTCGATGCCAAAGCGCTTCCACGCATGCAATCGAGAAAGGGTAAACTCATGGCCACACCCGTTGCACTACGCAGGAAGGTACGGCGATTCATATGCCAGGATTTGGGTTTCATGTCTTTTATTAGCTATTGTTTCTAAAAATTGAGATGTGATGAGTAGCAAGGCGCAAACGACAGTCTTGTGAGGGAGCGTAGATTCCTACGTGACCAAACAAGATGTCGTTTGGAACGCAGCTAATCGCGCATGTCGCTTTTAACCTTCGAATGGACTCTCGAGAACAGCCAAGTATTGCTAACGAACTAACCTTATTTCTAGAAAGATTCATACGATCCAATTTCTAAATTTAAATATTCTGTCCATTCGACGGTGATTGAGACAATAGAGGTTAGCGGGTAAGAAACAACTTGGACGTTACTATCGAATCGATCAAGTCGTCCAGCCGATAGTCATCCTTTTTAAAGTCTTTTGTCAGGTGATCAATTTGCTCGCGATCCGTAAATTCAAGCGACCTGCCGAGGGCGTAGGTGGTTAATTTCCGCACGAGAGCCTCTGCAAATTGGTCTTCTTTCTCAGATAAAAGATAGGCCTTTAAAGCTTCAGGACCTTGAATTTCATGTCCGTCCGGCATCACATCCGAGGCTTCAACGGCAGCTAACTCTTTCTTGTCACGCGTTTGCCCCTTCTTCTCAGCCACCAAGCGAATGGCTTCTGAACGGAAGAGCCCCACAGCATCAAAATTCTCCAGCGGGATACCCCAGGGATCAATGTTTTTATGGCAATCACCGCAGGCAGGATCTAAACGGTGAATCTCCAATTGCTCCTTCAATGTCATCTGAGCGAATCCCGGAGTCTCAGGATCCAGCGATGGCACATTGGCTGGCGGTGGAGAAGGAGGATCATCGAGTAAACGTTCCAAGATCCACACCGCTCGATCAATCGGATGCGAATCCTCACCGGTGGAATTGCCGACCAACATACTCGCCTGAGTAATTAAACCACCGCGACGATGCTCGGGAAGCAAAGGTACCCGAATCATAGCATTCCCCGTAACGCCCTCGATGCCATAGTGGTTAGCCAGGATCTCGTTGAGCATGGTAAAGTCAGAATCAAGGAAGTTAAGTGCCGAGAGATCATTGTAGAGAATCTCGGAAAAGAAGGCCTGCGATTCTTTCCGCATAGCTGGCACCACTCGCTCATTGAAGTCGGGGTAAAACTGCGGATTCACCGCCACCCGTTCCAAGGCCTGCAGATCCAACCATTGATCGGTAAACTGCTCAATGAAGCGTTTGGCCTGAGGAGCTCCTAACATGCGCTGTACCTGCTTCCTCAATACCGAGGCACGAAGGATCTTTTTATTTTTGGCCAACGATAGAAGCTCATCGTCAGGCATCGAACTCCACAAGAAATAAGAAAGACGTGAAGCTACTTCATAACCATCCAACTTCCTACTCCCCTCTCCTTCCTCAAGAGGCTCGACCAGATAAATAAACTGAGGCGAGATGAGCACCATGGACAATGCCTGTCGCATAGCGTCAATGAAAATTGGATACACAGGACGCACTTCTTTGTAGAAAGACAGAATGTCGTTCACTTCACCTTTGGTTGGAGGTCGACGATAGGCCCGGGTCATAAAACGCTTCAGCACTTCCTTCGCGTAGGCGGTTTCGTTCTTTGGAACCTCGAGCCCTTTATACAAAATGTCGGTGTGATGCTTGGGTGGCCAACTATCAAATTCGTTCACGACCAAACTGACGGACTCAACGACCAACCAGGGTTGTTCAGGATCAGGATCGTTCAATTCTCGATACTGCTCATTGATACGCAGGCGAAAGATGTCCATGGCTTCACCGCCATCGTCGTAGATGTTATGCACATTCACCAGGAAGCCTGGAAAGTTGGGAGTCACGCTCAGCATGGGATAATGTTCGAGCCGGCCATGGAACGTGTAGAGTCCTGGTTCCTCGGCTGTATCCCAGATGTCGATGTCCTCCCCGACTGAACCACCTGTCACATAAGTGTCCGGCCGCAGACCTACCCGGACACGCATCCTCGGAGGACCTTTCCCCTCAGGAATCACCGCGTGGGCCTTTACCTTAACCGTCACAGGTCCTGTGGTCGGGTAATCCATCATGCGCAGCCAGAAGCTGTTACCCGGCTGAATGTTGCTGGTATTAACTACCGGATCAGGTCGATCGGCACGGCGGGGCGCATTGGTCGTAGTGAAAGCTTCGTAACGTTTGGGTTGCTCGCCATCGACCAGGGCAACACTCAGACCATATTGGGCGGCCTTGAGGTAATACTCCAGTTGCATCGACGACATGCCCATAACGGAACCGTTATTTTGAAAGCCATCGTGACTGGCGGTTTCCGGCGGGAGGTTGGTCGCGTAATCCAACTCTACCCCGAGCAGGTCGGACATGGTGTTGTTGTATTCATAACGTGTCATTCTACGAAGCACACCGAGCCCATTGGTAGAACGACGAATCTCGGAAGCTTCGGTCATTTCTTCCGTAATCCAGTCAACTAGCGTTCGACGTTCCTCATCACTCGGTTGAGCCTCATCCTCAGGCGGCATATCTCCGAGGTGGAGCAGATCCAGAATATCGTGCCAGGTTTCCCGATCGCGACCGCCTACAAAATCCAGGTCCAGGTTATCCACCCGCACATCGTTCTTCTGTTTGTCCGGTCCGTGGCAATCCACACAGTACTTGGTCAATAAAGGAGCCACTTCCTTTTCATAGGTAATCGTACGTGCCTCCAACAATGCAACTGCAGTAAGGGAAATAAGACAACTTAGGGATATAACTTTCATCAGTCGGGTAGACTTTGGGTAAATACCCCTTCACTTCTCTACGTTTCAGCGCTTGGGTCAATGAAGAATACCCAGAATTGGCGGGATTGGAAAACAAATGATTTTTCCACCTCAGAGGTTCAGGCATTCGTAAATGGCACCCTCGAGGGAAATGCAAATAACCCGCACTTCTTTCATTCTCTGGTTTTCAGGCAGGTCTTTTTCTGATTCTTTTAAGATCAATTCTTTCCATACATATCGTCATGAACCATTGGGTACGTCATTCTCTCACAACGCTGTTGTTAATTCTATCTGCATCGGCGTATGCGCAAAAAGCCCAGCATCCGCTGGACCCACTTCGCTGGGAGGAGTATTGGACCGTATCAAAATCGCTCCATGAAGCGGGACACTATGACAAAGATACCATCCTATCCTCGATCAATTTGCTGGAACCGAAAAAGGACGTTGTATTGAAGTGGAAACCTGGCAAATCGATTCCTCGATCAGCCATGGTCATCGTACGCAAAGAGGAGAAAACCTATAGAGCCATTGTTGATCTTAATAAGGCAGCCGTTACCGAATGGACTTTATTGGAACGTATCCAACCCATGTGGAATGGGTCGGACTACGGTTCGATGGAGGATAAACTGATGGAACACCCAGAAGTTGTTGCCGCCCTGGAAAGACGGGGATACAGCGACTTAACTTTCATCAGCTCGTCGACCCTGCCCTTGGGGCCCATGGGCATTAAGGAGGAGGAAGGTCGCCGTATTGGTCACGCTGTGTTTTTTGAATATCGCGGGGAACGTACTGGCTGGCATCGTGAGATCGATGGTCTGGTCGCAGTGGTTGATTTAAATTCTGAAGAGATACTTCGCGTGGATGACGAGGGAGCGGTACCGACACCCGATATATCCATGGATTATGACCGAGGCAGCATCGGTAAGGCCAGGGAAGTTCCGGGGCCAATCTTTATTCAGCAACCGCTTGGGCCTGGATTTAAAATCGATGGTCACATTATCGAATGGCAGAACTGGAGATTTCACGTAAGGCCCGATGTACGCCTGGGTATGATCCTATCCGATGTCACTTACCAAGACGGGGATGATATGCGAAAGGTCATGTATCAGGGGAGTTTGTCCGAGATCTTTGTTCCTTACATGGATCCCGCGATAGGATGGTATAACAAGAACTATATCGACTCCGGCGAATACACAGACTCGGGGCTCGTAAAGCCTATGATTGCCGATGTCGACTGCCCGCCTCACACCCATTACATGGACGCCACATTTGCGGACAATCAGGGACGTCCCCAGTTACACAACCGGATGATTGGTATCTTCGAACGCGAACCGGGAGATCCTTCCTGGCGACATTATAAAGGCCCTGAAGAAGGGGGTCCGGTTGGACGAGTCAAAAGAGACTTGGTTGTCCGAACTGCAGCGGTGTTGGCAAACTACGACTATATCTTTGATTGGGTCTTCCAGCAGGATGGTTCAATCGTTGTAAAGGTGGGGGCTACTGGGATGGTAGCTGTTAAGCAAGTGGCTGAGAAGACAGTTCATGAATCGATCAATGGAGATCCCGATGCCTACGGTCGCATAATTGATGAACGGGTGGTTGGGGTGAATCACGATCATTACTTTAATTTCCGGCTCGATCTGGACGTGGACGGTACGGACAACAGCCTTTCCGTTGACAAACTGAGAATCCAACGCCTGCCGGATGATCATTCTCGACGCAGTGTGTGGACCGCTCAATCCCACATCGCCCAAACGGAATCGCAAGCCAAGATGAATATCAATCTGGAGAAGCCAGCCATGTGGCGCTTCATGAGTGCCACACGCGAAAACAAGGTGGGACACCCTACCAGTTATCGCATCAAACCGGGTATGACCGGTGCAGCTTTGATTAGTGAAGACGATTCCCCCCGGAAACGAGCAGGCTTTATCAATCATCATTTGTGGGTAACACCCTATGAACAGGACGAATTGTACGCCGCAGGTGAGTTCCCTACCCTGAGCACTCCAGGGATGGGCCTTTCTATGTGGACTATGGACGACCGTGCGATAGCCAACACCGATATTGTGGCCTGGTATACCGTTGGCATGCATCATGTCGTCCGCTCCGAAGATTGGCCGGTCATGCCGGTTGCCTGGCACTCGTTTGAGATTCGTCCGTTTGACTTTTTTGATAAAAATCCGGCGCTGGACCTGCCGAAGTAAGGAGTAGTAATTACCGTATAGGTTATTAGAAATTTTGTAGGACTAGTTGATAGCAACTCAGCCTCGATGAGATCCGGAAACGAATAAAAAGGCATCGATGCAAGCATCGAGCCCTACGTATTAAATGGGATTCTACTGAGATTGCCCTGCAACGAGCGATCGCGGCGTTACCGATGAGCAAAGCGAAGACACATCTACAAGCCAAGCGCAGTTTCGACGTAAGAGTTGCAAAGCTGTTGATTGGCGTTCCCAGGTATTTGCTGGTTGATCTGTCTTCACGCTCTTTCCACACTGGGGCCAATGAATTCTATTCGATCTACCCTATTGTTCCTTTGTTTTCTATTTGTTGCATCCTGGTCCCAGGCTGAAGCGCCCAATATCATCCTAATGATGGGTGATGATCACGGCTGGGATGAGGTAGCTTATAATGGGCATCCACATTTGAAAACTCCGGTTCTGGATGAAATGGCAGCAACGGGGCTACGTCTGGATCGGTTTTACTCAGGACACCCTTCCTGTTCACCGACACGTGGCAGTTTCTTAACCGGGCGTCATCCGAATCGTTATGGTACCTTTAGCCCAAACTGGTCGATGAGACCGGAGGAGATCACCATTGGCCATCTCATGAAACAAGCCGGGTATCGGACCGGACATTTTGGGAAGTGGCACGTGGGACCAGTAAAGAAAGCGTCCCCCACGAGTCCCGGAGCGATGGGATTCGATGAGTGGTTGTCGCACGACAATTTTTTCGAACTGGATCCAGTCTTGGTTCGCAACGGTGGAAAGCCTAAGAAGTATCCGGGAGAAAGCTCGGAGATCGTGATCGATGAAACCATTCGCTTCATCGGGGATGCGCAAAAGAAGAAACAACCATTCATGGCCGTGGTATGGTTTGGTTCTCCACATGAACCCTACATGGGGCTTCCAGAGGACCTGGCATTGTATGATGACCTACCGCAAAAATACGCGAAAAAGAAGGTCAAACTAACCAGCGTCGAAACGGGCCAATCGTCGACTCAGATTTTACGCGATGTGCTGCAAGTGCGTTATGCCGAGATAACAGCCATGGACCGGGCTATTGGCAAACTTCGGGATCACCTCGAGAATGAAGGTCTACGCGACAACACCATCGTATTTTATTGCGGCGACAATGGTGTACCTTCAAGCGGCAATGGTGCAACCAATCCTTTCCGAGCACTCAAGGGCTCGGTCTATGAAGGTGGCGTCCGCGTACCCGGCGTACTCGAGTGGCCGGCCATGATATCCCAACCTCGTAGTTCTGATCTGAATACCGTTACCAGTGACCTACTCCCTACCCTGGCAGAGCTAGTTGGCCAACCCTTACCCGATCGACCTATAGATGGCGTAAGCCTAACTCCGCTGCTAAGCGGCGAAATGAAGGAACGCCCGTCACCAATCATGTTTTGGAATTTCGACACAGGCCCGGAAGAGGCCAACAGCGACAAACCCTACATTGATCCCAAGCTCCAGGAAGGCACTACCCCACTCATAAAAATGATGGCCGGCAAATACACGCGCACCTTCCGTAACTATCATCATTCAGAAATAAAGGACACCGATTACAATGGATCCCGCACTCTCCTTCATGAGCGCTACAAACTGGTGATCGATGGAGAGAAGGACAATGGAGTTGAACTCTTCGATGTAGTCAGAGATCCCTATGAGACTACCAATCTGGCAGAAGAATTACCGGCCATCACCGCTAGCTTACAGGATCAAATGAAGAACTGGCAGGACTCGGTAATCAACAGCCTGACAGCGGCTGACTATTAAGGAGAAGGAGGAAGCGAGAAGAACTCACTAATGGGATGGTTAATTCACACTATCCGGATCTTCGCTATCGATCACTTCAACCTCGCCTATCTTCACATTCGCTTCTTCATTAAAGCGTTTTGTGATGAGGCCCTTCATGTTTTGGCCGTAATAATCGCCTGCTACTTCATTCATCTGCCCAATGGCTGCGGTAAATGACTGTCCTAACGCTCGCATGCTGTACCGTGTTCTCCATAGCATAACCGTCTCACCTTCCTTAAGCTTCTGATAATCATAGGCCATGAGGATAATGAAATAGCGTTCCTCATCGATCATGCGTTTTAGCTGCTCTTCCTCGTAGCGACTTCCAATCAAATCAAAAGCTTCTTCCATCCCAAGTAGTTGAGATTTGTAGTAAGCGTTTCCTTCATTGGCCTCAGAAATAGAAAGCGAGGCGTTGTAGTTAAACTCCAACTCGGAGGAGATATTACTGGGATTATCAAATGCGATGCTTTTGTCAGGTGTGAGGCCACCCATATCATCGAGTGAAGTGTAACCGTGCAGGTCCTGCAGGGAATCCTCAGCTGGTCGCGTTCTTCCCCAGTGAACAACGATAAGCAGATCCGTATTCTCAGGGTCAGGGTCCGGGATAAAATTGTTTTTGCCCAGGTTTAGAGCGACGTCCTGGACGATATCATTAAAGGAAAGATCTTCCATCGATGGATCTGATACTGACCCTGGGTGATAATTACCCTTCAAAAACCTATAAGTCAGGATTTTCTTATCCGGATCTCTAGCACGCTCTTTGGTGAACTCATCCCAGGCTTCAGCTCGAACAGAGACGCGATTGACGGCCAACAAACCGGTGGTGGCGAGGCATAGGAACAGGAAATAAGTGAAGGCAGTTCTTATATTAAGGGACATGATAATAAAAATAACGGAGGTTTGTAAAAGAGGGTTACATACAAGAGAGACAACACCAAGGACTTCAGGATCCCTCCACAATTTTCAAAAGGAATCTAAACAAAACTGGCCTATTCTCAAGCTCTGATTGAATCACATCCCACGGCCATTCATATACAAGATTTAGCTGTGTATGGACTGATCTAAATTAATTCAGACCTGCTTCAGGTTCATCAAGAACTTCAATCTCACCCACCTTGACTCGTGAATCGTCGGTAGCGCGTTTCATAACCAATTCCTTTTGATTGGTGCCGAAATAGTCACCAGCAATCTGGTTCATACTCCGAATCGCTTCATCAAATGGTTGCCCGGTGGAGCGAATATTGTAGCGCGTCCGCCAAAGCAGAACCTTTTCCCCTTTTCGGAGTTTTTGAAAGTCGTAGACATTGAGGACCACGAAATACCGCTCCTGATTGATCAGTGTGTTAAGTTCCCACTGCTGCCTGGGAGACCCATGGAATTCAAATGCCTGCTCCATACCCAGCAACTGCGCTTTCTTGAACGAGGCTGCGTTGTGCGCTTCCTCCACAGACAGACTGGCGTTGTAGTTAAACTCTACCCCCGGATCGACGGTATTCGGGACATCGAATACAGGTCCCGTGTCGTTTGGCTCATCAAAGAGTTCGTTGGAGTGGTTTCCGTCCAATCGATCCACATCCGTTGTATCTTCCCAAATGTATCCAGTATTTCCAAAGGGATCGTTCATCTCCTCGATCGAGTTGTAGCCCATGCTCTCGGTCAGCGAATCAGGTCGACCGCCCGTCACCCCGTAATGGACCACAATAAGTAAATCGCTTTGATCTTCATCGCCTTCACTCTCTGGAAAGAATTGCTGATACTTTAGATTTGCCGCCAAGTCTTCGACCAGCTCCTCAAAGCTCACATCACTCATGCTGGGATCCGCTATGCCTCCCCCATAATATTTACCCTTCATGAAGAGATAGGTCTGCACCTTCTCCTCCAGATTGCGGGCACGTTCAGTTAAATATTCACCTAGTGCTTCGGCATTTACCACTACCTGATTGGCGCCATTGGCAGCGGCAAAGCTAGTTAGAATAAAGGCGAAAATGATAGCCAAGATCTTTTCAATTTGAGCAAACTTCATGTGAAGGACGTTTGCTGCACCCTACTAATAAAAAGAGATTAAACAAGCTACTTCGCTCTATCCATGTGTGAACAAGAAACGTTGCGGTGCCATTTATTCCAAACAGATGGGTAAAGATTCAAAGAAGGAATTTTGTATCGCCTATCTGGAGCCTGAATACATGATAATGACCATGGTAAGGATTACGATTATTAGCTTGTTAGTTCTACTACCCGCAGCTTTTAAAGCTGCAGATCGAACAATCGGAGAGCTCTTTGCCACCCGGTCGGAAGTGATCGCACAGCATGGCATGGTCGCCACCAGTCAACCGCTCGCAACACAGATAGGCTTGGATATTTTGAAAAAGGGTGGCACCGCCGTGGACGCGGCTATCGCGGCCAATGCAGCCATGGGCCTTATGCGACCTAACAGCAATGGCATCGGAGGAGATCTTCAGAAGCCAACTTGTCCAAAGCCTCATTCAGATCAATGACATGCTCATCATTATTCATCGATTCAGGTAATCCCACCAAATCATCAAATTCTGCCCGCTGATGGTCGCCGCCATGCCGAATCGCCTGCCGAAGCCGTTGGCAGCAATGTGGAAGTGCCAGAGGATGCCCGAAGATGGGATCTAACGGACAAGATAGTCTATGCTGGATTTATTGACGCATACTCTCAATACGGCATGCCGGAAGGCTTGAAGACTTTCAAGTCCGGGGGTGGATCCGAAGGACCCGCTAGAAGGATGAATCCAACGCCTTCTACTCAGGGTGCCTATGCCTGGAATCCTTTAGTAACACCAGAACGAGATGCCTTCGAGGTTTTTAAACCTAATGCGAAAGATGCTGAAAGCTTGAACGATGCCGGATTCACAACCGTGGCTACCTACCCTGCAAGAGGTATTTTCCGTGGGCAAGGCCTCCTGGTTCATGCGGATGGCTCATCCATCAAGGATGCCACGATCAAAAGCCAAATATCGCAGCACATTTGGTTTGATACCTGGAATCAATCCAGGACGGAACGCCCCAATGATTCCTGGATCTATCCAGTGTCTTTGATGGGAAGTATAGCCCAAGTCCGACAGACACTTTATGATGCTCAATGGTATGAAAAGGTCCTACAGGCTTATGACAAGAACCCCGACAAAATGGAGAAGCCAGTTGAAGATTCCGCTTTGGCTTCCCTCCAAGGCCTCATCAACCAAAAGCAATGGGCACTATGGCGTGATGAAGCAGCGCGCTGGTAACACTACCAACTACCAGATTGAAGAGTGCCCCATGTCCATGGGAACCTGTTACGATCATGTCGTAATCATTTTCTTCAATCTCGCTCAACAGCGAATCAACAATAGGACCTTCTAAAAGCAAGGTACTGGCTTCCACTCCCCGTTCTTCAATTCGCTCGGCGAGTTTTTCCAATTTTTTGGTTTCAAGAACCATTGTTTTTTCACACACATCCACGTTGTAGACCGGTGTTGAGCCGTAACCTACAAAGTCAGGCTCTGGCGAACAAACATGGATAATTTTCATTACACCACGAGAAGCAGTCGCTTGGTCGTATGCGGCCTCAACAACCGTATTAGTTACATCTGAGAAGTCAACGGCTACGAGTATTGTTTTGATGGTACCCATAAGGTACACTGCTAACCGAATGCCGCAACCGATCTACCGGGTCATTAGCTAGGCTATTACCGCGATTAATAACCCTTATCCTAATCAAGATCTGAGCTTGGATTTTTCACCGATGCTTCTTCCGTTTTTTTCTTATCCATAGTCCATCCAGTAAATCCATAAATGATAGAGATAACAGGATTTATTAGATTAAGAAATGCGAAAGGAAGATAGGCGAGCGGGTTAACCATCAATGCCGCCATCATCGTAGCACCACAAGTGTTCCAGGGAATGAGTGGCGAAGTGAGCGTACCCGCATCTTCAAGACAGCGAGAGAGGTTCTTTGCCGCTAGGCCAGATTGTTCAAAAGCATCCTTGTACATTCTCCCCGGGACAATGACAGAGAGATATTGATCCGGCGCCAGGACGTTCATACCGATACAGGTTGCCACCGTTGAGGAAACCAAGCGCCCAGTAGTTGTAGCAAACCTTAGGACAGCATTCGAAATGGCAGCCAACATCCCAGTGCCTTCCAGCATTCCACCAAAAGCCATGGCACATAAAATCAACGACACCGTCCACATCATGCTTTCAATACCACCCCGCGAAAGAAGTTCGTCGATTTGAGCTGTTCCCGTCTCCGAAGCATAGCCGGATTGCATAACCGATATCATGTCATTAATCGAAGCCCCTTGAAGCAACACACCTAAAAGCGCTCCAGCAAATCCTCCTCCAAGTAGCGCGGGTAAAGCGGGAACGCGCATGATAATAAGAGCCAAAACAACAGCGGGCGCCAAAAGCAATAGAGGTGAAAAATTGAACAATCCTGCCATGGACGTACTGAGGGCTTCGACTTCTTCCATGCTAGCAGATCCTTCTTTTAAGCGAAGCCCAAGAAGGCCATAAAGGATGAGAGAAATCAGTAAACTAGGAACTGTGGTAAACAGCATGTGCTTGATATGTTCAAACAACTCAGCACCCGCAACAGCCGGAGCCAGATTCGTGGTATCTGAAAGAGGCGAAAGTTTGTCCCCGAAATAGGCACCCGATACAATGGCTCCTGCCACCATGGGTAATGGTAGCTGCAAGCCCTGCCCAACCGCAATCAAAGCCACACCCGCTGTTCCAGCCGTTGACCAGGAACTGCCGGTGGCAAAAGAAACAACGCTGCATATCAAACAGGTAGCGATCAGAAAGATCCCTGGAGTGAGTATCTTTAATCCATAAACTATAAGCAGCGGAACAACGCCGCTGGCTACCCAGGTTCCGATCAAAATCCCGATGGCTACCAAGATAAGAACTGCCGGCATGGCGATCGAAATACTATGAACAATCGAATTCTGTAATTTCTTCCATGGGACTCCAATCGAATAACCAATGATAGCCGTAATCGCGGCGGCCAGAATGAGCGGAATATGAGGGTCTGCTCCAAACACCTTGATGCCCACAAAAAGTAGCACAATCATGGAGATAACTGGAACGAGTGAAAGACCAAGTGAAGGAGTTTTACTTTCGGGAGTAGACATGCTTAATGGACTACCATGCGGGTCAGCTAGCTATTGTCGAGGCTCGGCCCTTACCAGCGCTTAGGCTTTGACCCATTGGTAAATCTTTTTCTACCCTTCTAGTTCAATAAAAACTCAAGATTCAATTATGCAGACCCGTTTCTTCATCACTTTTCTCAGCCTGATCATTACCCTTAGCCTGAGTGCACAGGATTCAACGAACTTCCCTGCTCTGGGTCAGATCAAACAACATCATCCGGATCTGGCAAAATTGCTCGATCACAACGCGCCCATTCAGGTGATCACATCGGGATACGTTTGGACAGAGGGTCCAGCCTGGAATCAGGAGGGACAGTTTCTCGTATTCTC
This genomic stretch from Opitutia bacterium ISCC 52 harbors:
- the nhaC gene encoding Na+/H+ antiporter NhaC produces the protein MSTPESKTPSLGLSLVPVISMIVLLFVGIKVFGADPHIPLILAAAITAIIGYSIGVPWKKLQNSIVHSISIAMPAVLILVAIGILIGTWVASGVVPLLIVYGLKILTPGIFLIATCLICSVVSFATGSSWSTAGTAGVALIAVGQGLQLPLPMVAGAIVSGAYFGDKLSPLSDTTNLAPAVAGAELFEHIKHMLFTTVPSLLISLILYGLLGLRLKEGSASMEEVEALSTSMAGLFNFSPLLLLAPAVVLALIIMRVPALPALLGGGFAGALLGVLLQGASINDMISVMQSGYASETGTAQIDELLSRGGIESMMWTVSLILCAMAFGGMLEGTGMLAAISNAVLRFATTTGRLVSSTVATCIGMNVLAPDQYLSVIVPGRMYKDAFEQSGLAAKNLSRCLEDAGTLTSPLIPWNTCGATMMAALMVNPLAYLPFAFLNLINPVISIIYGFTGWTMDKKKTEEASVKNPSSDLD